The proteins below are encoded in one region of Stieleria sp. JC731:
- a CDS encoding thiamine-phosphate kinase yields the protein MEQSFLAYLRGRTRDLRQVQIGIGDDAAVIENPGPLTIACADQIIDGVDFDSEKQSLADIGYKSMAINLSDIAAMGAVADSAIVTLALPQTDATKIAGECYEGILEAARKFDVAIAGGDLSTYDGPLSINVTMLGHVPENGKPWLRSEAQEGDVVLATGSFGGSLRGRHLRPEPRIDLAQAVRQLVDVHAAIDVSDGFSLDLDRLCASSGYGVELDVDAIPIHPDATSMSAKSGKSAFHHAWSDGEDFELLLAVSPDDAERLLATDLPAPLTAVGKIIGRTGLWKMQSGKYIRMAPQGYQHTE from the coding sequence ATGGAACAATCATTTCTCGCTTACTTGCGCGGACGTACCCGTGACCTTCGGCAAGTTCAGATCGGAATCGGGGATGACGCTGCAGTCATTGAGAATCCTGGGCCATTAACGATCGCTTGCGCCGATCAGATTATCGATGGGGTCGACTTTGATTCCGAAAAGCAAAGCTTGGCAGACATCGGTTACAAATCGATGGCGATCAACCTGAGTGATATCGCGGCGATGGGTGCGGTTGCGGACAGCGCGATCGTGACGTTAGCGCTTCCCCAAACCGACGCGACAAAGATTGCCGGCGAGTGCTACGAAGGTATTCTCGAAGCGGCCCGAAAGTTTGACGTGGCCATCGCCGGTGGAGACCTCTCCACGTATGACGGCCCATTGTCGATCAACGTGACGATGCTCGGACATGTTCCCGAGAACGGCAAACCTTGGCTGCGAAGTGAAGCTCAAGAAGGCGACGTGGTCCTTGCGACCGGAAGCTTTGGCGGATCACTTCGAGGCCGGCACCTACGGCCCGAGCCACGGATCGACTTGGCACAGGCTGTTCGGCAGTTGGTCGACGTTCATGCCGCAATCGACGTCAGCGACGGTTTCTCACTCGATCTGGATCGACTTTGCGCGTCAAGCGGCTACGGCGTCGAGCTCGATGTCGATGCCATTCCGATTCACCCCGATGCGACTTCGATGAGCGCCAAATCGGGGAAATCCGCATTTCATCATGCCTGGAGTGACGGCGAGGACTTTGAACTGCTTTTGGCTGTCAGTCCCGATGATGCCGAACGACTATTGGCCACCGACTTGCCCGCCCCGTTAACAGCCGTCGGGAAAATCATCGGCCGCACCGGACTGTGGAAAATGCAATCCGGAAAATACATCCGCATGGCCCCCCAAGGCTATCAACACACCGAATAA
- a CDS encoding beta-ribofuranosylaminobenzene 5'-phosphate synthase, translated as MKRGDRKIYIRTGARLHFGLLDCHAPFGGLGLMVDQPETVIEVIEADAYQLSDSVMQVGFAERSDAIVSRACEHFGVDGLPPIKISILATPPLHQGFGSGTQYSLALAEACCRVLGDDSVPIETMVLDIAGRARRSAIGAHGYFVGGLIFESNSDDARLNPIQQRSAIPDSWCMALFQPASQMPVIAGQQEQAHFDQLKCQPERTELLRQIATDELMPAAHQADFAAFSLAIQRYNRESGLLFESIQGGPYNGTFVSETVDRLKQCGVNGVGQSSWGPTVFAWCEDRASAESLVSSWDVGDSIATVVTARNQGRALQQSCLERQSNHS; from the coding sequence ATGAAACGAGGCGACCGGAAAATTTATATCCGAACGGGCGCTCGTTTGCACTTCGGTTTGCTCGATTGCCACGCGCCGTTTGGTGGCTTGGGTTTGATGGTCGATCAACCGGAAACCGTGATCGAAGTGATCGAGGCTGATGCGTATCAATTGAGTGATTCGGTGATGCAGGTCGGATTTGCCGAACGCTCCGATGCGATTGTCAGTCGTGCTTGTGAGCACTTCGGGGTTGATGGTTTGCCACCCATCAAGATTTCCATCCTCGCAACGCCTCCGTTGCACCAAGGGTTCGGAAGTGGGACACAGTATTCTTTGGCGCTTGCCGAAGCATGCTGTCGCGTCCTTGGCGATGATTCAGTTCCGATCGAAACGATGGTCTTGGACATCGCCGGAAGGGCTCGCCGTAGTGCGATCGGTGCACACGGGTATTTTGTCGGTGGCTTAATCTTTGAATCGAATTCCGATGACGCCCGGTTAAATCCGATTCAGCAGCGGTCAGCGATTCCAGATTCGTGGTGCATGGCCTTGTTCCAACCGGCGAGTCAAATGCCAGTCATTGCTGGACAGCAAGAACAGGCTCATTTCGATCAGTTGAAATGTCAGCCGGAGCGAACCGAATTGCTTCGTCAAATCGCAACCGACGAATTGATGCCGGCCGCTCATCAAGCTGACTTTGCAGCGTTCTCATTGGCGATCCAGCGCTACAACCGCGAGAGTGGTTTGTTGTTCGAGTCGATCCAGGGCGGTCCCTATAACGGGACCTTTGTCAGTGAAACGGTGGATCGCCTAAAGCAATGCGGTGTGAACGGGGTTGGCCAAAGTAGCTGGGGGCCAACGGTTTTTGCTTGGTGCGAAGACCGCGCGTCAGCGGAATCGCTGGTGTCATCATGGGATGTGGGAGATTCTATCGCCACGGTCGTGACCGCTCGAAACCAAGGCCGCGCGTTGCAGCAAAGTTGTCTCGAGAGGCAATCGAATCATAGCTAA
- a CDS encoding anthranilate synthase component II: protein MILLLDNQDSFVHNLARYFRLSGAETRVVRSNQIAAEQALAMSPHAIVLSPGPLGPNEAGCCVELVQKAPADLPILGVCLGHQAIGAAFGGTIQRSQPRHGLASPIRHDEQALFAGCPNPVDVARYHSLVVSHSDLPSCLEVAATSLDDNCIMALRHRQRPVFGVQFHPESVLSPCGQQIVNNFVRLIREPHGSKPTAESPTTQNPSVQKPLRPEPT from the coding sequence ATGATTCTGCTGTTGGACAATCAGGATTCCTTTGTGCATAACTTGGCGCGTTATTTTCGCCTTAGCGGGGCGGAAACGCGGGTTGTGCGCAGTAACCAAATTGCCGCCGAACAGGCGTTGGCGATGTCCCCCCACGCGATTGTGCTTTCCCCAGGACCTTTGGGCCCCAACGAGGCGGGATGCTGCGTCGAATTGGTCCAAAAGGCACCTGCCGACCTTCCAATCCTGGGGGTGTGTTTAGGGCACCAGGCCATCGGTGCAGCCTTTGGCGGAACGATCCAACGCAGCCAACCACGCCACGGATTGGCCAGCCCGATTCGCCATGATGAACAAGCTTTGTTTGCCGGATGCCCAAATCCGGTGGACGTTGCACGTTATCATTCGTTGGTGGTTTCGCACTCAGATTTGCCTAGCTGTTTAGAAGTTGCCGCGACCAGTTTGGATGACAATTGCATCATGGCACTTCGGCATCGGCAGCGACCTGTGTTCGGGGTCCAGTTTCATCCCGAGTCGGTGCTCAGCCCCTGTGGCCAGCAAATCGTCAACAACTTTGTTCGTCTCATTCGTGAGCCCCACGGCTCCAAGCCCACTGCCGAAAGTCCCACTACCCAGAACCCCTCTGTCCAAAAACCACTCCGTCCAGAGCCTACGTAG
- the fba gene encoding class II fructose-bisphosphate aldolase (catalyzes the reversible aldol condensation of dihydroxyacetonephosphate and glyceraldehyde 3-phosphate in the Calvin cycle, glycolysis, and/or gluconeogenesis): MALVPLRVVLDHAAENDYGVAAFNVNNMEQIQSIMEAAEETDSPVIIQASRGARAYSQDAYLRHLMIAATELYPHIPIVMHQDHGNSPETCQSAIENGFTSVMMDGSLKEDGKTPADYDYNVAVTKKVVELAHAQNVSVEGELGCLGSLETGGGEQEDGHGAVGELSHDQLLTDPEEAARFVEETGVDALAVAIGTSHGAYKFTAKPTGEVLAMDRIEAIHAKIPNTHLVMHGSSSVPQELQDIINQFGGEMKQTYGVPVEEIQRGIKSGVRKINVDTDCRMAITGAIRKVFSEDPAAFDPRAYLKPARAAMKAVCVARMTAFGQAGNGAKLRATL; this comes from the coding sequence ATGGCATTGGTCCCTCTTCGCGTCGTCTTGGACCACGCTGCGGAAAACGATTACGGCGTCGCGGCATTCAACGTCAACAATATGGAACAGATCCAGTCGATCATGGAAGCCGCCGAGGAGACAGATTCTCCTGTGATCATCCAAGCATCGCGTGGCGCACGGGCCTACAGCCAAGACGCATACTTGCGTCATTTGATGATCGCCGCAACCGAACTTTACCCGCACATTCCTATCGTGATGCACCAGGATCACGGTAACAGCCCCGAAACTTGCCAGTCGGCCATCGAAAACGGCTTCACCAGCGTCATGATGGACGGTTCGCTGAAAGAAGACGGCAAGACTCCTGCAGACTACGACTACAACGTCGCTGTCACCAAGAAAGTCGTCGAGCTTGCTCACGCACAGAACGTCAGCGTCGAAGGCGAATTGGGCTGCTTGGGCTCGCTAGAAACCGGTGGTGGAGAACAAGAAGATGGTCACGGTGCGGTCGGTGAATTGTCACACGACCAACTGCTGACCGATCCAGAAGAAGCTGCTCGCTTCGTCGAAGAAACCGGCGTCGACGCTCTGGCTGTCGCGATCGGAACCAGCCACGGTGCTTACAAGTTCACTGCAAAGCCAACCGGCGAAGTTCTGGCGATGGACCGAATCGAAGCGATTCACGCGAAGATCCCTAACACCCACTTGGTCATGCACGGCAGCAGCAGCGTGCCACAAGAACTTCAAGACATCATCAACCAGTTCGGTGGTGAAATGAAGCAAACTTACGGCGTGCCTGTCGAAGAGATCCAACGCGGCATCAAGAGTGGCGTTCGTAAGATCAACGTCGACACCGACTGCCGTATGGCGATCACCGGTGCGATCCGAAAGGTCTTCAGCGAAGATCCTGCGGCATTCGATCCACGTGCATACCTGAAACCAGCTCGTGCCGCGATGAAAGCTGTTTGCGTCGCACGTATGACCGCCTTCGGTCAAGCCGGTAACGGTGCAAAGCTTCGTGCGACCCTGTAG
- a CDS encoding DUF447 domain-containing protein — protein MTTIDHAGQVNIAPMGPLVQFPDRLKTVGDQDPGFLLRPYEGSRTFRNLMQTGRATIHLTDDALLIAKAAIGPIESPERLVGRKAIQTDSSTEHAEFSHAVLNDCHRWFAVEVESMVQSPPRYEMSCKLLSQAIQGPFIGFNRAKHAVIEAAILATRVGILDDDDIRRQLESLRSPIDKTAGDDEFKAWELIQDYIGQKLSKQPSRHSS, from the coding sequence GTGACCACCATCGACCATGCTGGGCAGGTCAACATCGCACCGATGGGACCGCTGGTTCAGTTCCCCGACCGTTTAAAGACGGTAGGTGACCAGGACCCTGGGTTCCTGCTGCGTCCTTACGAAGGCTCGCGAACATTCCGAAATCTGATGCAAACCGGACGGGCAACGATTCATCTGACCGATGACGCATTGCTAATCGCGAAAGCGGCCATCGGTCCTATCGAGTCACCCGAACGGTTGGTCGGTCGCAAAGCAATTCAAACCGATTCGTCAACCGAGCACGCAGAATTCAGTCATGCGGTCTTAAACGATTGCCATCGATGGTTTGCCGTCGAGGTGGAATCAATGGTTCAATCGCCTCCACGATATGAGATGTCCTGTAAGTTACTAAGCCAGGCGATCCAAGGGCCATTCATCGGTTTCAACCGAGCCAAGCATGCCGTTATTGAGGCCGCGATTTTGGCAACACGTGTCGGTATCCTTGACGATGATGACATCCGGCGGCAGCTGGAAAGTTTGCGATCACCGATCGATAAGACAGCCGGTGATGACGAGTTTAAGGCTTGGGAATTGATCCAAGATTACATCGGACAAAAACTTTCGAAGCAGCCCTCGAGGCACTCCTCATGA
- a CDS encoding pseudouridine synthase yields MAKKKRSSAPRKQAKRSRSTGPASRSAKPTSKSSAKPAAKRTRRKPVETEADSEPVAKTSRRSSKPTTTRDQPQRLQRLLAAAGYGSRRQCEELIEEGRVDVDGKTVVELGTTVDPKTSKVRVDGVELRQQKLVYYAVNKPTGYLSTNADPRGRQRVIDLVPRSERVFPVGRLDQSSQGLMLLTNDGDLAQQLAHPKYGVRKVYRVTVAGKIDSETMKNMRKGIYISDGFVRVEGAKILKTRGRSTELEITLREGKNREIRRILARLGHKVQVLSRIAIGPLRLGDIPPGAYRKLTREEVARLHKAIEHSRNEVDEEDETRRQRRSAGKGSAGTRRKSTKKRSSNRNQAESRSDVVARRTGRKQSTTKFSFKPNQRKDGGPIIGGD; encoded by the coding sequence ATGGCGAAGAAAAAGAGATCCTCGGCACCACGTAAGCAGGCCAAACGTTCGCGTTCGACCGGCCCAGCTTCGCGTTCAGCAAAGCCGACGTCAAAGTCATCAGCGAAGCCAGCCGCAAAGCGAACACGACGAAAACCAGTCGAAACAGAGGCTGACTCCGAACCGGTTGCCAAAACCAGTCGACGAAGCAGCAAGCCGACGACCACACGCGATCAGCCACAACGGCTCCAACGGCTGCTAGCTGCAGCCGGCTACGGAAGCCGACGCCAATGCGAAGAACTGATCGAGGAAGGTCGTGTCGACGTCGATGGCAAAACCGTTGTCGAACTCGGTACCACGGTCGATCCGAAGACCAGCAAAGTCCGTGTCGATGGTGTCGAGCTTCGTCAACAGAAACTCGTGTACTATGCCGTCAACAAACCGACCGGATACCTCAGCACCAACGCAGACCCGCGCGGACGACAACGTGTGATCGACTTGGTCCCACGGAGCGAACGTGTCTTTCCCGTCGGCAGGCTGGACCAAAGCAGCCAAGGTTTGATGCTGCTGACCAACGACGGTGACTTGGCACAACAGCTCGCCCACCCAAAGTACGGTGTTCGTAAAGTCTATCGCGTCACCGTTGCCGGAAAGATCGACTCGGAGACGATGAAGAACATGCGGAAGGGGATTTACATCTCCGACGGTTTTGTTCGTGTTGAAGGAGCCAAGATTCTAAAAACACGCGGCCGATCGACCGAACTGGAAATCACACTTCGCGAAGGTAAAAACCGCGAGATCCGGCGCATCCTGGCTCGACTCGGTCACAAAGTCCAAGTCCTAAGCCGTATCGCGATCGGGCCGCTACGCTTGGGTGACATTCCGCCCGGAGCGTATCGCAAGTTGACTCGCGAAGAAGTCGCGCGTTTGCATAAGGCGATTGAACACAGTCGCAACGAGGTCGACGAAGAAGACGAGACACGTCGTCAACGCCGCAGTGCCGGAAAGGGTTCGGCAGGCACAAGACGCAAGTCGACGAAGAAGCGAAGCAGCAATCGCAATCAAGCCGAAAGCCGTTCCGACGTCGTGGCTCGCCGTACCGGCCGAAAACAATCGACGACAAAGTTCTCGTTCAAGCCGAATCAACGCAAAGACGGCGGACCAATTATCGGTGGCGATTGA